The nucleotide sequence GGTTGCCCTGGCAGTGCGGCTTGCAAGCTTGGCATCACGCTCTGCCAGCCGGGCAAACATATCGTTGTAAGCACTGAGATCGGCGTCGTTATTCCTGTCGGCCGCACGATCCACCCGGCGCTTCTCCCGTTCGTCGGACCGGGACCACATCACTGCCACGCCGATGGCCACCAGCAGCGTGGGGATTTCGCCGATGCCCCAGGCAACGGCGCCGCCCAATTGTTGGTCTCCCAAGGCCGAGGGGCCCCAGGCGCGGCCGAGGTTGCCGAAGTAGTCCGCAGCGAGCAGGCCGGTGCCACCCATGATGGATACGCCAAAGAACGCGTGGAAGCCCATGGTTGCCAGAAGGAGCAGCAGCCGCATCGGATACGGTGCACGGCGTGGCAAAGGATCGCTGCCGATCATGCTCAGGACAAAGATGTACCCGGTCAGCAGGAAGTGGAGGTTCATCAACTCATGGCCCACGTGCTCACGCATGGCCAGACCAAAGAGGTCCGAGTAGTAGAACAAGACGATGGAGCCCGCGAAGTTTGCCGCCGCGAACAGGGGGTGCGTGACCACCTGGGAGAACCTGGAGTGTACAAACAGGAGCAGCCATTCCCGCAAGCCACGGGAGCCATGGGTACCTTCACCCCGGGACGGCAGGGCCCGAAGGGCCAGCGTCACCGGAGCGCCGAGAACCAGGAAGATGGGAGCCACCATAGTGAGGGCCATGTGGTCCACCATGTGCGCAGAGAACAACACCCGGCCGTAGACAGCGGGCGGGCCGGACGTGATGTAGGTCAGGACCACCAGGCCGATCATCCAGTTCACCGTCCGGAAAACGGACCACTGGTCGCCACGGCGCCGGACCTTGACGATGCCCATGATGTAGGAGACGGCTCCAAACAACGCCACGCCTACCCACAGCCAGTCAAAGCGCCATTCGGTCAGCCAGCGCGAAGGGGTGAGTTCCGGTGGCAGCTCGTATCCGGAAAGGATGAACGACGGCGACGCGTCCGGGGCGTAGGTGGTGGGCTGCGGCGGAGCCGAGCGACCCAACGCGACGGCGAGTCCCGACGTCGCGCCCATCACCAGCAGCTCAACCAGAACCAGCTGCCACAGCACCCGGCGCGCAGACATGGAGCCGTTCTTGCCGAGCTGCGGGATAACCCATTGGCGGTGCATGAAGCCGATACCGCCCAGCACCAACGTTGCGAGGGCCTTGGCCACAATGAGTTGACCGTAAGAGGAGCCGAAGAGGTCGGCCGGGTTGGTGACCCGGATGGCAGCGTTGATGACACCGGAAGCGAACACCAGGACGAAAGCGAAACCTGCCAGGGACGAGAATCGCCGAAGGGTCTGCTCCGTAATGTCCGGGGTCCCCTTCGTCCGGGAACCGGTGAGGATTCCGGACAGGACCGCCAGCATGATGATGCCGCCAACCCAGGTGGAGACGCCCACCAGGTGGAGGCCAAGGGAGTTGATGGCGCCCTCGTGATCGCTTGAACTGGAGGAGTGGCCGATGAGCGCCGTTGGAATCAGCCCGATCAGCGCGAGCACAAGCGTGAACGCCAGGCCCGTCAGGGACCGGACCCCGAACAGCGCTGTAGTGACCACGGCGGCAATAATGGTGACGGCCAGCCAGGCTTTGCCGGTTTCGATGTCCGTCATGAAGTAGACCAGCGAACGGGTGAACTCCGCGTCCCCGGAAAGCGGCTGTCCGGCGACGTCCGAATAGGTCAGGACCAGGACGGCGACTGCGGACAGTGTCCACGCAGCGCCAGCGGCGGCGGCCACCGCGAGGGCCCGGGCAAATGCCGGATGCTCGACGGCGTCGGCGTCTTTCTCGCGGGACCGGGAGCCGCCGAGGTTCTTCGGCAGGATGCCCACGGCAAAGATCAGGCCGCCAATCACCGTGGCCACCGACACGTTGTGGATGGCTTTGGCAAACGGAAGGCCCCACCTGACCAGGGCGCCGGGATCTGAAACCTGGCGGGCCGCCGACGCGCCGGAGAAGATCAATGCCCCCGCAAGGGCGACGATCAGGACCGCCAGGCCCGCCAATTGCCAAGGAAGGGAAATCCCCGCGACTGTGGACCCTCCACGCGCTCCCGGCTTGGGAGGAGTCGAAGGGACAGTTGCGGAATTTCTTGCTGATGGCACTTATCCATTGTCCGCTACCTGTCGCCGGGCTGCGAATCGACAGGGCGCTATGTGCATTAACCCAAAGAAGAAGGGGCGGCAACCATCAGGTTGCCGCCCCTTCAAGGCCTATGCCGAAGAAGTTACTTCTTCTTGGCGACAGCTGCCTTCAGCTTGGAGCCAGCGGTCAGCTTGACGCTGTGGCCGGCTGCGATCTGGATGGTTTCGCCGGTCTGCGGGTTGCGGCCGGTGCGAGCTGCACGGTCGGTGCGCTCAACGGCGAGCCAGCCCGGGATGGTGATCTTCTCGCCGGCGGCGACAGAAGTCTCGAAAACTTCGAACAGTGCATCGAGCACGGAGTTGACTGCTGCCTGGCTGGTGCCAGCCTTGCCTGCTACCTCTGCAACGAGTTCACTACGGTTCTTAGCCATTTACGTCCTCCTGGACTCATACGTTTTTGAGCTTTCAAGCGGAATGCGAGCAAGCCACTGTTCGAAAACTTACCAGCTTGCGATGCCATGGCCAGCAAATTCCGCGTGTTTCCGCGCCTTTTTGACCAAAATCACCGGAATTTCGGGGTTTTTTGGAGCCATTTAAGCCCTTGGCGTACCCTGCGTCCTTGCCGCTGCTCCTGCGCCGTGCCGGTCAGAACAGGATGCGCTGGAACAAAACGTGGTCCTGCCACTCGCCAGCGATCTGAAGGTAGGACGGCGCTACGCCGATCCTGTCAAAGCCGCAGCGCCCCAGGACAGCCTGCGACGGGGCGTTGTGGAGCAGGGTTGCGGCCTGGATCCTGTGGAGGTCAAGTTCCTGCGTGGCCATATCGACGACGGCGGCTACCGCACCTGACGCGGCGCCCCTGCCTGTACAGTCCTGGTCGATCCAATAGCCAAGGTTGGCATTCCGGAAGGGACCTCGGACGATGCCGGTCAATGTAATCATCCCGTAAACGCCCTGGTCGCCGGTGACGACCCAGGGCACTTCGCTGCCGGCCGCGTACTGGTCGATCTTGGCGCGAATGACGGCTTCCTGGCCATGCTCGGTGAAGAATCCGTCGTCGCGGGTGGGCTCCCAAGGCTCCAGATGTCCGCGATTACGCAGGTACGCGCCAGCCAAATCCGCGGCGTCTGAAAGCTCAAGTGGACGAAGAAGCAACTGGTCGCCACTATGGCCTTGGCCGATGGGCACACTTCGCACGAGATTCATCCCCAGACTCTACCGCCGGCTCCTTGGCCAATTGCGCAGGTGGCCGCAGAGTGATAGCTTTCGGGTGATCGTGAACAATCGGCAGGAGGTGAGACCCATGTACGCAGTATCCACCGTGGGCGCTCCCTGCATTCCACGATCCCGCGACTAAGCTGGTCGCTATCAGGAGCGCCCGTCACGCACATCGCGAAAGGCGTTCACTTGAACACTTCCTCTTCTTCACCTTTTAACAACAGTTCGACGGCGGCATCCGGCCGCGCGGGCACCGTCCAGTCCCAGGTTGAGTCCGGCTCCGCCGTCCAGCAACCGTCCACCAGGCAGCGGGCATTGGTCCTTGGCGGCGGCGGCTCCACAGGCAACGCATGGCTCATCGGCGTCGTCGCTGGCCTTTTCGACGCCGGACTGGATGTCGCCACCCCCGAGCTCACCATTGGCACATCAGCGGGGTCCACCGCGGCGGCCCAACTGGCCGGAGCCAGCCCTGTCGAGCTCTTTGAAGCCATCCTCAGTTCGGTCCCACAGAAACCCGCAGGCGCTGATAAGTCCGCACCCCGCCAAGCTGCCGCCGTGCCCGTTCGTTCCGTGCCCGGACCAAATATGGAAACGGAACGCACTGCCACAAGACCCGTGGTGGATCACATGGAGCGAACCGGCAATATCATGAAGGCCTCCTCCGACATGGCGGACATGCGCCGGCGGCTTGGAGCGGCCGCCGTAGAGATCGCCGCTTCCATGGAAGGTGCCAGCGCGCGCTGGCGGGACACAGTGGCAACCCGCTTGCCGCAAGCCCAGTGGCCGGAAAGAGCGATACTCCTGACAGCCGTCAATGCCCGGACGGGTGAACCGGTGGTGTTCGACCGGGAGAGCGGCGTGGATCTCGTGGACGCAGTGGCTGCCAGCTGCGCCAGCGGTTTCGCCTACAGCATCGGCGACGAGCAATACATCGACGGCGGCTACCGTACCAACGCCGAGAATGCGGACCTGGCGGTCGGATACGGAAGCGTGCTGGTGTTGTCACCCTTCGGTGGGCGAACCCGGACTCCTGCTGAATGGGGCATGCATCTCGCTTGCCAAGTGGACGCCCTGCGCGCCGGCGGCAGCCAGGTGGAAACAGTCATCCCGGACAGCGAAGCCGAGCATATGTTCGGCGTCAATGCGATGGACTTTTCCCTAAGGCCGGCCGCGGCTCGTGTCGGCTTTGAACAGGGCCGGGTCCTGGCTTCCCGGTTGGCCGGCTTCTGGGCTGCGCGTTAGCGTTACGTGGCTTGCTTAAATGGAAGAGCCCCAACCGTGGTTGGGGCTCTTCGTTAATGGTTGTCCGGCGGTGTCCTACTCTCCCACACCCTCCCGGGTGCAGTACCATCGGCGCTGTGGGTCTTAGCTTCCGGGTTCGGAATGGGACCGGGCGTTTCCCCCACGCTATGACCGCCGTAACTCTGTTACCCGTCCCGACCCCTTGGTGTGGGGGTGGGTGGGAAGCTTTGTGGTTACAACTGTGGTGTTATGTAGTTGTTGTTGTTGTTGGTTCCTGGAACGGTTGTTGTTCGGGAACCACATAGTGGACGCGTGCAGTGTTTTGTGTGTGGTGTAAGTTGTTGGCCTATTAGTACCGGTCAGCTTCACGAGTCTTTAGTCCTCGCTTCCACATCCGGCCTATCAACCCAGTGGTCTGGCTGGGGGCCTCTCACACATAATGTGTATGGAAATCTCATCTTGAAGCGAGCTTCCCGCTTAGATGCTTTCAGCGGTTATCCCATCCGAACGTAGCTAATCAGCGATGCACTTGGCAGTACAACTGACACACCAGAGGTTCGTCCGTCCCGGTCCTCTCGTACTAAGGACAGCCCTTCTCAAATTTCCTGCGCGCGCAGCGGATAGGGACCGAACTGTCTCACGACGTTCTAAACCCAGCTCGCGTACCGCTTTAATGGGCGAACAGCCCAACCCTTGGGACCTACTCCAGCCCCAGGATGCGACGAGCCGACATCGAGGTGCCAAACCATGCCGTCGATATGGACTCTTGGGCAAGATCAGCCTGTTATCCCCGAGGTACCTTTTATCCGTTGAGCGACGGCCATTCCACAATGTACCGCCGGATCACTAGTCCCGACTTTCGTCCCTGCTCGAGATGTCTCTCTCACAGTCAAGCTCCCTTGTGCACTTACACTCGACACCTGATTGCCAACCAGGCTGAGGGAACCTTTGGGCGCCTCCGTTACTTTTTAGGAGGCAACCGCCCCAGTTAAACTACCCATCAGGCACTGTCCCTGACCCGGATCACGGGCCGAAGTTAGATGTCCAAAGTGACCAGAGTGGTATTTCAACGATGACTCCACCCGAACTGGCGTCCGGGTTTCAACGTCTCCCACCTATCCTACACAAGCCACTCCGAACACCAATACCAAACTATAGTAAAGGTCTCGGGGTCTTTCCGTCCTGCTGCGCGTAACGAGCATCTTTACTCGTACTGCAATTTCGCCGAGTTTATGGTTGAGACAGCGGGGAAGTCGTTACTCCATTCGTGCAGGTCGGAACTTACCCGACAAGGAATTTCGCTACCTTAGGATGGTTATAGTTACCACCGCCGTTTACTGGGGCTTAAATTCTCAGCTTCGCCACAAGTGGCTAACCGGTCCTCTTAACCTTCCAGCACCGGGCAGGAGTCAGTCCGTATACATCGTCTTGCGACTTCGCACGGACCTGTGTTTTTAGTAAACAGTCGCTTCCCCCTGGTCTCTGCGGCCCACACCCGCTCACGGAGAGCAAGTCTCCATCACGGGGCAGGCCCCCCTTCTCCCGAAGTTACGGGGGCATTTTGCCGAGTTCCTTAACCATAATTCTCTCGATCGCCTTGGTATTCTCTACCTGATCACCTGTGTCGGTTTGGGGTACGGGCGGCTAAAACCTCGCGTCGATGCTTTTCTTGGCAGCATAGGATCACCGGATCCCCCCTTACGGGAGTCCCATCAGATCTCAGGAACGTGCTCGAAGCACACAGGAACGGATTTGCCTATCCCTGACCCTACATCCTTAGACCGGGGCAACCATCGCCCGGCCCGGCTACCTTCCTGCGTCACACCTGTTAATACGCTTACCTCCCGGGATCAGGTCCCGCGCTCGGCCAAAACCCACAACACCACAAGGGTGAGCGGGCAGGCTCCGGGCGGTTAGTATCCCCCGCTTGGCATGGGCGGTTTTTCGCCGGTACGGGAATATCAACCCGTTGTCCATCGACTACGCCTGTCGGCCTCGCCTTAGGTCCCGACTTACCCAGGGCAGATTAGCTTGACCCTGGAACCCTTGATCATTCGGCGGACGGGTTTCTCACCCGTCTTTCGCTACTCATGCCTGCATTCTCACTCGTGTAGGCTCCACCGCTGGTTTCCACCGCGACTTCACTGCCCACACGACGCTCCCCTACCACTCCACACCCCTGAACCACGAAGGCTAGGGTACTGTGTGAAATCCACAACTTCGGCGGTGTACTTGAGCCCCGCTACATTGTCGGCGCGGAATCACTTGACCAGTGAGCTATTACGCACTCTTTCAAGGATGGCTGCTTCTAAGCCAACCTCCTGGTTGTCTTCGCAACTCCACATCCTTTCCCACTTAGCACACGCTTAGGGGCCTTAGTTGGTGGTCTGGGCTGTTTCCCTCTCGACTATGAAGCTTATCCCCCACAGTCTCACTGCTGCGCTCTGACTTACCGGCATTCGGAGTTTGGCTGACGTCAGTAACCTTGTAGGGCCCATCGGCCATCCAGTAGCTCTACCTCCGGCAAGAAACACGCAACGCTGCACCTAAATGCATTTCGGGGAGAACCAGCTATCACGGAGTTTGATTGGCCTTTCACCCCTACCCACAGCTCATCCCCTCCATTTTCAACTGAAGTGGGTTCGGTCCTCCACGACGTCTTACCGTCGCTTCAACCTGGCCATGGGTAGATCACTCCGCTTCGGGTCTAGATCACGCCACTACACTCGCCCTATTCAGACTCGCTTTCGCTACGGCTACCCCACACGGGTTAACCTCGCGACGTAACACTAACTCGCAGGCTCATTCTTCAAAAGGCACGCCGTCACAGTAACAAGACTGCTCCGACGGATTGTAAGCACACGGTTTCAGGTACTGTTTCACTCCCCTCCCGGGGTACTTTTCACCTTTCCCTCACGGTACTGGTCCGCTATCGGTCATTAGGAAGTATTTAGGCTTATCAGGTGGTCCTGACAGATTCGCACGGGATTTCTCGGGCCCCGTGCTACTTGGGATACTCTCCAGGCGGCACACAACATTACGGTTACGGGGCTCACACCCTCTCTGGCCGGCCTTTCAAGACCGTTCACCTATGCACGCACTCTCACCTCACTGGCCCGGCAGAACCAGAACGGAAAGTCCCACAACCCCGCCCATGCAACGCCCGCCGGCTATCACACATGGAAACGGTTTAGCCTGATCCGCGTTCGCTCGCCACTACTAACGGAATCACTCTTGTTTTCTCTTCCTGCGGGTACTGAGATGTTTCACTTCCCCGCGTTCCCCCCACGCACCCTATGTGTTCAGATGCGGGTCACACAATCACCATGACAGCGTTGTGCGGGGTTTCCCCATTCGGACATCCTGGGATCAACGCTCGGTTATCAACTCCCCCAGGCTTATCGCAGATTCCTACGTCCTTCTTCGGCTCCTAATGCCAAGGCATCCACCGTGTGCCCTTAAAAACTTGACCACACAAACATGATCAAAAACTTACTCGAGAGAACCACGAGCCACTACGGCCCAAGGTTCATTCATAAGAAATTGCTGTATGGAACACACACACCAAAGCGTGTATGTCCCAGATGCTCGCGTCCACTATGTAGTTCTCAAACAACAACCCCATCAACCAACCCCCCAACCCGCCACAACCCACACACGCAGGCCGCAACACAAAGACCGGAGGAACCGGCTGCAGGAACAAAAGAAACACCAGAAGTGCCCCCCTGCATTGCTGCAAAAAGGTCCTGTTGCCTCAGGACCCAACAGTGCGCCAAACACAACCCCCACCAGCCGCACCCCGGACACGTTCCCAACAACCCACACCCCCACACAAAGCAGGAGCACGAACCGCCGTACTAGCACCAGGACACAACCACGAAAGCCATGCCAAAAAAATGATTCGTTGATATTCCACCCATGAGCACCCACCGCAGAACAAACGCCTGCGCAATGGGCAACACTGACAACAACCAGACACCCCATGCAGGGCACCAATCATTGCAAGCAGCTCCTTAGAAAGGAGGTGATCCAGCCGCACCTTCCGGTACGGCTACCTTGTTACGACTTAGTCCCAATCGCCGGTCCCACCTTCGACGGCTCCCCCCACAAGGGTTAGGCCACCGGCTTCGGGTGTTACCAACTTTCGTGACTTGACGGGCGGTGTGTACAAGGCCCGGGAACGTATTCACCGCAGCGTTGCTGATCTGCGATTACTAGCGACTCCGACTTCATGGGGTCGAGTTGCAGACCCCAATCCGAACTGAGACCGGCTTTTTGGGATTAGCTCCACCTCACAGTATCGCAACCCTTTGTACCGGCCATTGTAGCATGCGTGAAGCCCAAGACATAAGGGGCATGATGATTTGACGTCGTCCCCACCTTCCTCCGAGTTGACCCCGGCAGTCTCCTATGAGTCCCCGGCCGAACCGCTGGCAACATAGAACGAGGGTTGCGCTCGTTGCGGGACTTAACCCAACATCTCACGACACGAGCTGACGACAACCATGCACCACCTGTAAACCGACCGCAAGCGGGGCACCTGTTTCCAGGTCTTTCCGGTTCATGTCAAGCCTTGGTAAGGTTCTTCGCGTTGCATCGAATTAATCCGCATGCTCCGCCGCTTGTGCGGGCCCCCGTCAATTCCTTTGAGTTTTAGCCTTGCGGCCGTACTCCCCAGGCGGGGCACTTAATGCGTTAGCTACGGCGCGGAAAACGTGGAATGTCCCCCACACCTAGTGCCCAACGTTTACGGCATGGACTACCAGGGTATCTAATCCTGTTCGCTCCCCATGCTTTCGCTCCTCAGCGTCAGTTACAGCCCAGAGACCTGCCTTCGCCATCGGTGTTCCTCCTGATATCTGCGCATTTCACCGCTACACCAGGAATTCCAGTCTCCCCTACTGCACTCTAGTCTGCCCGTACCCACTGCAGAACCGGAGTTGAGCCCCGGTCTTTCACAGCAGACGCGACAAACCGCCTACGAGCTCTTTACGCCCAATAATTCCGGATAACGCTTGCGCCCTACGTATTACCGCGGCTGCTGGCACGTAGTTAGCCGGCGCTTCTTCTGCAGGTACCGTCACTTACGCTTCTTCCCTACTGAAAGAGGTTTACAACCCGAAGGCCGTCATCCCTCACGCGGCGTCGCTGCATCAGGCTTGCGCCCATTGTGCAATA is from Paenarthrobacter nicotinovorans and encodes:
- a CDS encoding cytochrome c oxidase assembly protein, which produces MPSARNSATVPSTPPKPGARGGSTVAGISLPWQLAGLAVLIVALAGALIFSGASAARQVSDPGALVRWGLPFAKAIHNVSVATVIGGLIFAVGILPKNLGGSRSREKDADAVEHPAFARALAVAAAAGAAWTLSAVAVLVLTYSDVAGQPLSGDAEFTRSLVYFMTDIETGKAWLAVTIIAAVVTTALFGVRSLTGLAFTLVLALIGLIPTALIGHSSSSSDHEGAINSLGLHLVGVSTWVGGIIMLAVLSGILTGSRTKGTPDITEQTLRRFSSLAGFAFVLVFASGVINAAIRVTNPADLFGSSYGQLIVAKALATLVLGGIGFMHRQWVIPQLGKNGSMSARRVLWQLVLVELLVMGATSGLAVALGRSAPPQPTTYAPDASPSFILSGYELPPELTPSRWLTEWRFDWLWVGVALFGAVSYIMGIVKVRRRGDQWSVFRTVNWMIGLVVLTYITSGPPAVYGRVLFSAHMVDHMALTMVAPIFLVLGAPVTLALRALPSRGEGTHGSRGLREWLLLFVHSRFSQVVTHPLFAAANFAGSIVLFYYSDLFGLAMREHVGHELMNLHFLLTGYIFVLSMIGSDPLPRRAPYPMRLLLLLATMGFHAFFGVSIMGGTGLLAADYFGNLGRAWGPSALGDQQLGGAVAWGIGEIPTLLVAIGVAVMWSRSDEREKRRVDRAADRNNDADLSAYNDMFARLAERDAKLASRTARATTTAPAERPTNDNSGHTDPNTKLEGR
- a CDS encoding HU family DNA-binding protein produces the protein MAKNRSELVAEVAGKAGTSQAAVNSVLDALFEVFETSVAAGEKITIPGWLAVERTDRAARTGRNPQTGETIQIAAGHSVKLTAGSKLKAAVAKKK
- a CDS encoding GNAT family N-acetyltransferase; the protein is MNLVRSVPIGQGHSGDQLLLRPLELSDAADLAGAYLRNRGHLEPWEPTRDDGFFTEHGQEAVIRAKIDQYAAGSEVPWVVTGDQGVYGMITLTGIVRGPFRNANLGYWIDQDCTGRGAASGAVAAVVDMATQELDLHRIQAATLLHNAPSQAVLGRCGFDRIGVAPSYLQIAGEWQDHVLFQRILF
- a CDS encoding patatin-like phospholipase family protein — encoded protein: MNTSSSSPFNNSSTAASGRAGTVQSQVESGSAVQQPSTRQRALVLGGGGSTGNAWLIGVVAGLFDAGLDVATPELTIGTSAGSTAAAQLAGASPVELFEAILSSVPQKPAGADKSAPRQAAAVPVRSVPGPNMETERTATRPVVDHMERTGNIMKASSDMADMRRRLGAAAVEIAASMEGASARWRDTVATRLPQAQWPERAILLTAVNARTGEPVVFDRESGVDLVDAVAASCASGFAYSIGDEQYIDGGYRTNAENADLAVGYGSVLVLSPFGGRTRTPAEWGMHLACQVDALRAGGSQVETVIPDSEAEHMFGVNAMDFSLRPAAARVGFEQGRVLASRLAGFWAAR